The region TACGATGTGCACCATGACCTTTCTGATACATAAACCGTCAAACTTCCAAATATCGATCATTTTGTATTTCAATTTCACATATTCAATTTCAACCAACGCATACATATTTCGTGTAAATCAAGTTCAACCAAACTTTCATCCAAAATCATATTCAACCATATATTCATATTTAGTCCATTTCGTAACCGTGTCATACAAATTCCAATTCCTCCAATTTCTAAATCACCTTACAATTCAACCATTAATATTCACACTTTCATACAAGTTTATTCTAATACATAACATGTCAATTACAATCATAAACCACATGTTTACATTCAAACCCAATTTACAAACcacataaaaaaaatcaatatcATTTAAGCCCATTAGTCATTCAACTTTCCTATTTCATTCAAGCCCATAAACCAATTAATCCATCCATTTGAGTACAAAAATAAAAGAGAAGGAAAAATAACAATAAAGTAGGCAATATGGATAGCTACATAGCAGTAATGTGTTTCACTTAGCAGAATTTGCACCCATATACATGGCACATGATGGTCTTAGCAAATTGTAACAAGATCTTATATATTCAGCATATGCAATTGCATTCCATTACAACCACATACAAGGTTTTCAATCAAAAATTAGAATAATCCACAATCCAATTCCAAACAGCCAATGGTCCAGCTTGCAACAAGTCCCTAGCTCAAATTCATCCCTTCATGGCCAATCCAACTCCAAGCTATTGACCACAAAACCTCTAGCATGCTTCCTGCATAATACACAGAAAAAACCAATTAACTTCACCTGCAAAATTTATATAACAAGGAACAAAACCACCTCACACTCTAAACAAAGCCCACACCAGCCGGAAATGCAAACTGCAATGAAAACCGGCCGCAACCAAAACGCTGCAAAGCCAGTCGCGTATCGGCGAACTCAATCCGGTTCGAGCCGAAACCGCAGCTATCAAGCAAAGCTGCATCGCAACGCAAGAACAACTAACCTGTAACAGAATGGGAGAGGGGTTAACAAAATCACAACCGAAAATCCTAATAAATCATAACAAAAAATGAAGGAGCTTCAAATAAAGCCTCATAACAGAAGCATGAGAAAGCGTGAAGTATGTAACCAAACTTTTTCAACCGCCTTCAAAAACAGATGTGCAGCGAATCCCATAACAGAATTCTTAACAGAACTCTCAACCGAATCAACAACCGCTTCAACCAACCACCGTTGAACCTCAACCTTCATACCTTCCATTCCCAACTCCCATTGCTACAAAAAGCTTCAACAAACTTCAATTCATAAAAAAAATGAGAACCACCTTCATAAGAGGATAAAACCCTCCTCAAAACAGAATTTCCGGCATAAAAAGACTTCAACCATCTTCTGCTCCTAACAACTCCATCACCCTCTTCTGCTCCCTCTCCAGGATCTGGACCATCATTCACAACTCTTCAAAACCATCCTCCATCACTTCTCCTCCAACGGAAGCCAATCCCTTAACCTCCTTCTAATGCCATAATCACCCTTCATCAACCGCTGCACCCTTTTCTTCACCCTCATCATCATTCAGAAAAACCACCAAGCCTCACCCCTAACCGCCATCAACTGAAGAGATGGGATTTCTGCACTCAACGATCCAATACTATTTTTTTCCACTCAATTTCAGGTGTAAACCAAACGTGAAAAATTAGTTTTTCCCATTATTTCTCAATCTGCTTATTTTCCACTCATCCATAATAATGCAAACCAAATAAATAATGAAGAGACTTATAAATAACATCTGCAATCTACAATATTTCAGCATATGGCAACAAACACCTAAAGAATAGGTAAATTTACATAAATCTTATGGTGTCAGCCGGGGTCCAGATCTGTGTCAGAAAAACATTTCTCCTTATATTTACATAAATCTTCAAGGTAAATTTAATTTACCTTCATGCAGTGATCACATAATAAGAAGAGAATTCTGCAAAATCAATCAATTAGTTGATACTTGATAATAATTGGCACTACCAGTAGTCCCTACAAGAGCACAAGCCATCACGAAAATGATGGAACCGATTAGTGTCTCTAACAATGATTTCCCTCTTCACAACCAACGACACATATTTTATTGCTGAGTGGCAATCACCACAAACCCTGATATTCTTCATTATACGTATAGTGGATCCTGGTGAAGTATTCAAAAGGGCAAAAGCAAGAGCCAACTTCTCACTATGATACTGCAAATTCAATTCTTTCTCTTGTTGATCTACAAAGAGATGTACATGACTTGTATCAGGAACATAACCAATCCCTTTAATTTTCTGATTTAGCTTTTCCCACATTTCATAAACCTTGTCTTTATCTGGAAGAGAAATGTCATTTGCAACAAAGACATGGACGGAATTCTCAATCTCAACCCAACTACAAGCTGGTTCCTTCTTCAACCCACTATCCTTCATCATCTTTCTCACATTTGCAACATCCTTCCACCTACCAGCAGAGGCATAAATATTGGAAAGCAATGTATGTGTTCCAGAATAAAAAGGGTCAAGCTCTAAAACCTTTTGAGCGGCGTAAGCACCCATTTCcatatttttatgcattttagaTGCACCAAGCAAAGCTCCCCAGATAGTTGCAGTTGGTTCGATTGGCATTTCTTCAATGAAACTCTTAGCTTGATCAAGAAGACCGGCTCGACCAAGAAGATCGACAAACGTCGTGTAGTGTGAGACTTTTGGTTCAATGCCATACTTCTTCATCAACTCAAAATAATATTTACCCTCATCTAAAAGTCCAGCATGGCTACAAGCAGTCAGAACAGAAAGGAATGTTATATCATTGGGTTCAATCTCAACCCACAACATCATCTTTTCAAAAAGATCCACAGCTTCCTTTCCTAACCCATGCTGAGCATACCCTATGAGCATGGAATTGCAAGAAACAACGTCAACCTTGAACAACCGATCAAAAACCTTCTTCGCATCCCAAATGTTTCCCGACTTTGCGTACATGTGAAGAAGCGTGTTCCCCACATAACCAACTAACTTCTTTCCTGACTTCATCATATGTGCATGAAGCCATTTCCCTTGCTCCAAAGACCCTGTACTCGAAGAAGAACACAAAAGAGCCGAATAAGTAAAATCTGTTGCTCCATAATTCTCCCTTTGCATCTTCACAAATAAAGCCAAAGCCTCCTCTCCTTCACCTTTCCTTGCATAGCCAGATATCAAAGCATTCCAAGAAACTTCATTCTTACTCTCAAGCTCGTCAAAAACCAATTGTGCTTCCCTTAAGTACCCACACCTGGCATACATATCCACAAGCGAACTCCCCACAAACACATTCGATTGAAACCCATACTTCCAACAACACCCATGAATTTGCTTCCCATCAATATAACTCTGTATAAACCCACAACTCTTCACCAAACTCGACAACGTAAACTCATTCGGTTTCGATCCATCACGTATCATCTCAGGAAACAAAACAAGCGCACTAGTAGCATGCTCATTCTGCGAATACCCAGTGATCATCGAAGTCCAACTCACCACATCTTTCAAACTCATTTCATCAAACACTTGGCGGGCAATTTCTAAACTTCCACATTTTGCATACATAAACAAAACCGAATTTTGAATAACTAAATCATTCTTAAGCTCGGAATTAAGGATATGGGCATGAACTAATTTTCCTTGTTTGAGTTTCCCTAACATTGTGCATCTCTTTAACAGCTTGTTGTAAATGGTTCGGTCCGGTTCGAGTGAACCATTGTCGATGAGGTCTAGAACATGAAGACCGGTTGAGGTGAAACTTGGACGAAGGAGGTTTGTGTCGTCTATGATGTAATGTGAGATGTTCCATTTGTTGTCGTTATCCTCTGTTGCGGATTGCCAGAGCGTGCGGAAGATTGTAGAAACTGCAATGAATGAAAAAAGTTAGTTAGTGAAAGAAAAAGGAATGAAAATGTGTTATTGAGAAATTGAGAAATGTGGAACTTACGTGGCGGGGTTGATGATTTGAAGTGTGTGGAGAAATGAGAGAGTGATGAAATTTGTTTGCATTGGAACATTACCCCCC is a window of Lathyrus oleraceus cultivar Zhongwan6 chromosome 6, CAAS_Psat_ZW6_1.0, whole genome shotgun sequence DNA encoding:
- the LOC127092656 gene encoding pentatricopeptide repeat-containing protein At3g24000, mitochondrial → MFQCKQISSLSHFSTHFKSSTPPLSTIFRTLWQSATEDNDNKWNISHYIIDDTNLLRPSFTSTGLHVLDLIDNGSLEPDRTIYNKLLKRCTMLGKLKQGKLVHAHILNSELKNDLVIQNSVLFMYAKCGSLEIARQVFDEMSLKDVVSWTSMITGYSQNEHATSALVLFPEMIRDGSKPNEFTLSSLVKSCGFIQSYIDGKQIHGCCWKYGFQSNVFVGSSLVDMYARCGYLREAQLVFDELESKNEVSWNALISGYARKGEGEEALALFVKMQRENYGATDFTYSALLCSSSSTGSLEQGKWLHAHMMKSGKKLVGYVGNTLLHMYAKSGNIWDAKKVFDRLFKVDVVSCNSMLIGYAQHGLGKEAVDLFEKMMLWVEIEPNDITFLSVLTACSHAGLLDEGKYYFELMKKYGIEPKVSHYTTFVDLLGRAGLLDQAKSFIEEMPIEPTATIWGALLGASKMHKNMEMGAYAAQKVLELDPFYSGTHTLLSNIYASAGRWKDVANVRKMMKDSGLKKEPACSWVEIENSVHVFVANDISLPDKDKVYEMWEKLNQKIKGIGYVPDTSHVHLFVDQQEKELNLQYHSEKLALAFALLNTSPGSTIRIMKNIRVCGDCHSAIKYVSLVVKREIIVRDTNRFHHFRDGLCSCRDYW